The following proteins are encoded in a genomic region of Sesamum indicum cultivar Zhongzhi No. 13 linkage group LG8, S_indicum_v1.0, whole genome shotgun sequence:
- the LOC105168002 gene encoding chromatin remodeling protein EBS, whose translation MAKTRPGKRDVDSYTIRGTNKVVRAGDCVLMRPSESDSAPYVARVEKIEADNRNNVRVRVRWYYRPEEAVGGRRQFHGAKELFLSDHYDVQSAHTIEGKCTVHSFKNYTKLENVGPDDYYCRFEYKPASGAFLPDRVAVYCKCEMPYNPDDLMIQCDECKDWYHPACVDLTIEQAKQLDHFLCSEHGSDEDVKKSHKTPLTNGKAEPKRQKK comes from the exons ATGGCCAAGACAAGACCCGGTAAAAGAGACGTTGATTCTTACACCATTAGAGGCACCAACAAAGTTGTTAGAG CTGGAGATTGCGTCTTGATGCGTCCATCAGAGAGTGATTCAGCCCCTTATGTGGCACGCGTAGAGAAGATTGAGGCTGATAACCGTAACAATGTGAGAGTTCGTGTAAGGTGGTACTACAGGCCCGAGGAAGCAGTTGGAGGACGGAGACAGTTCCATGGAGCAAAGGAATTGTTTTTGTCAGATCACTATGACGTTCAGAGTGCTCATACCATTGAGGGAAAATGCACTGTTCACAGTTTCAAGAATTATACTAAGCTGGAGAATGTTGGTCCTGATGATTACTATTGTCGTTTTGAATATAAACCTGCCTCTGGAGCTTTCCTTCCAGATCGTGTGGCAGT GTATTGCAAATGCGAGATGCCCTATAATCCAGATGATCTCATGATACAATGTGACGAATGCAAAGACTG GTATCATCCTGCTTGTGTAGATTTGACAATAGAACAGGCAAAACAGCTAGACCACTTTTTGTGCTCTGAACATGGATCTGATGAGGATGTAAAGAAGTCTCATAAAACCCCACTCACAAATGGGAAG GCAGAGCCCAAGCGCCAGAAGAAGTAA
- the LOC105168004 gene encoding homeobox protein SBH1, whose translation MEGTGVGSSSNSCLMAFGENNNNGFCPIIMMPPMASSHPNPDTANTLFLPLPLPTTTHQNLNRDSAGGGSSMMLEQHHDNHSNNNTSTGYYFMESSNDAAGSRSSAKAKIMAHPHYHRLLAAYANCQKIGAPPEVVAKLEEACASAAAMGRHGTSSVGEDPALDQFMEAYCEMLAKYEQELSKPFKEAMLFLSRIECQFKALSLSSSGSACVDAMERNGSSEEEMDVNNSFIDPQAEDRELKGQLLRKYSGYLGSLKQEFMKKRKKGKLPKEARQQLLDWWSRHYKWPYPSESQKLALAESTGLDQKQINNWFINQRKRHWKPSDDMQFVVMDATHPHYYMDNVLGNPFPMDISPALL comes from the exons ATGGAGGGGACTGGTGTTGGCTCAAGTAGCAATTCTTGTCTCATGGCTTTtggagaaaataataataatgggtTTTGTCCTATTATAATGATGCCTCCCATGGCTTCTTCTCACCCTAATCCCGACACTGCAAATACCctatttcttcctcttcctcttcccaCCACTACTCATCAAAACCTAAATCGTGACAGCGCCGGCGGCGGTTCCTCTATGATGCTTGAACAACATCATGATAACCATAGCAACAATAATACGAGCACTGGATATTATTTCATGGAGAGTAGTAATGATGCTGCAGGCAGCCGCTCCTCCGCCAAGGCAAAGATCATGGCTCATCCTCACTACCACCGTCTCTTGGCTGCTTATGCTAATTGCCAAAAG ATAGGAGCGCCGCCTGAAGTGGTTGCGAAACTAGAGGAAGCCTGCGCCTCCGCCGCTGCGATGGGCCGCCACGGAACAAGCTCCGTCGGTGAAGATCCGGCGCTGGACCAATTCATGGAGGCCTACTGTGAAATGCTGGCAAAGTATGAACAAGAACTCTCAAAACCCTTCAAAGAAGCCATGCTTTTCCTCTCAAGAATTGAGTGCCAGTTTAAGGCCCTCAGTCTATCTTCATCTGGTTCTG CTTGTGTCGACGCAATGGAGAGAAACGGTTCGTCCGAAGAAGAGATGGATGTGAATAATAGCTTCATCGACCCTCAGGCTGAAGACAGGGAACTGAAAGGCCAGCTTTTACGAAAGTACAGTGGATATTTGGGCAGCCTCAAGCAGGAATtcatgaagaaaagaaagaaagggaagCTGCCCAAAGAAGCCCGGCAGCAATTACTCGACTGGTGGAGCAGGCACTACAAATGGCCCTACCCATCG GAATCCCAGAAGCTGGCACTGGCTGAATCGACAGGTCTGGACCAGAAGCAAATAAACAACTGGTTCATCAACCAAAGAAAACGGCACTGGAAACCGTCGGACGACATGCAGTTTGTTGTGATGGATGCCACACACCCCCACTATTACATGGACAATGTTCTTGGCAATCCTTTTCCGATGGATATCTCGCCGGCgcttctttaa